The Streptomyces venezuelae genomic interval GCAGCTCAAGGTCGAGCGCGACCGGCTCGTCACCGAGCTGCGTGCCCTCGGCTGCGAGGTCACCGAGTCCGACGCCAACTTCGTGCAGTTCGGCAGGTTCGCCGACACGCACGGGGCCTGGCAGCGGATCCTCGACCGGGGCGTCCTGGTCCGGGACAACGGCGTACCGGGCTGGCTGCGGGTCACCGCGGGCACCCCCGAAGAGAACGACGCGTTCCTCGACGCGGTCCGTGAACTGATGAAGGAGCAGAAGCGATGAGCCGCGTAGGCCGCGTTGAGCGCACCACCAAGGAGACGTCCGTCGTCGTCGAGATCGACCTCGACGGCACCGGAAAGGTCGACGTGTCGACCGGGGTCGGCTTCTACGACCACATGCTCGACCAGCTCGGCCGCCACGGCCTCTTCGACCTGACGGTCAAGACCGACGGCGACCTGCACATCGACTCGCACCACACCATCGAGGACACCGCCCTCGCCCTCGGCGCCGCCTTCAAGCAGGCCCTCGGCGACAAGGTCGGCATCTACCGCTTCGGCAACTGCACCGTCCCGCTGGACGAGTCCCTCGCCCAGGTGACGGTCGACCTCTCCGGCCGCCCCTACCTCGTGCACACCGAGCCCGAGAACATGGCACCGATGATCGGCTCGTACGACACGACGATGACCCGGCACATCTTCGAGTCCTTCGTCGCACAGGCCCAGATCGCGCTGCACATCCACGTCCCGTACGGGCGTAACGCCCACCACATCGTGGAGTGCCAGTTCAAGGCCTTCGCCCGCGCCCTCCGCTACGCCTCCGAGCGCGACCCGCGCGCCGCCGGAATCCTCCCCTCCACGAAGGGCGCGCTCTGACCGTGAACGGCCTCTCCACCATTCTCATCGTCGTCGGGCTCTTCCTGCTCGGCGGCATCTACTCCTTCGTCAAGCAGCAGATGCCCAAGGGCGTCATCGTGCTCGTCGCCATCGGCGCCGCCATGTCCCTCGGCGCCGGCGTGCTGCGGCTGGACGTGTGGTCATGACCGTGACCGGCAGCCCCAAGAAGGTCGTCGTCTTCGACTACGGCTTCGGCAACGTCCGCTCCGCCGAGCGCGCGCTCGCCCGGGTCGGCGCCGACGTCGAGATCACCCGCGACTACGACAAGGCCATGAACGCCGACGGACTCCTCGTCCCCGGCGTCGGCGCCTTCTCCGCCTGCATGAGCGGACTCAAGGAGGCCCGCGGCGAGTGGATCATCGGCCGCCGGCTCTCCGGCGGCCGCCCCGTCATGGGCATCTGCGTCGGCATGCAGATCCTCTTCGGCCAGGGCATCGAGCACGGCGTGGAGACCGAGGGCCTCGACGAGTGGCCCGGTACGGTCGAGCCGTTGAACGCCCCCGTCGTGCCCCACATGGGCTGGAACACGGTGGACGCGCCCGAGGGCAGCGAGCTCTTCGCCGGCCTCGACGCCGACGCCCGGTACTACTTCGTGCACTCCTACGCGGTGCGCGAGTGGACCCTGGAGGTCGGCAACAAGAACATGCGCGCCCCCAAGGTCACCTGGGCCACCCACGGCGAGCCGTTCGTCGCGGCCGTCGAGAACGGCGCCCTGTGGGCGACCCAGTTCCACCCCGAGAAGTCCGGCGACGCCGGAGCCCAGCTCCTCACCAACTGGATCGGAACCCTGTGAGCACTCTCGAACTCCTCCCCGCCGTCGACGTCCGCGACGGTCAGGCCGTCCGTCTCGTCCACGGCGAGTCCGGCAGCGAGACCTCCTACGGCTCCCCGCTGGAGGCGGCCCTCGCCTGGCAGAGGTCGGGCGCCGAGTGGCTGCACCTGGTCGACCTCGACGCCGCCTTCGGCACGGGTGACAACCGGGAGCTGATCGCCGAGGTCGCCAAGGCCATGGACATCAAGGTGGAGCTCTCCGGCGGCATCCGCGACGACGCCTCCCTCGCGGCGGCCCTCGCCACCGGCTGCACCCGCGTCAACCTCGGCACCGCGGCCCTCGAGACCCCCGAGTGGGTCGCCAAGGTCATCGCCGAGTACGGCGACAAGATCGCCGTCGGCCTCGACGTCCGTGGCACGACCCTGCGCGGCCGCGGCTGGACCCGCGACGGCGGCGACCTCTACGAGACGCTCGCCCGCCTCGACTCCGAGGGCTGCTCCCGCTACGTCGTCACCGACATCGCCAAGGACGGCACGCTCCAGGGCCCCAACCTGGAGCTCCTGAGGAACGTCTGCGCGGCCACCGACAAGCCCGTCGTCGCCTCCGGCGGCGTCTCCTCCCTGGACGACCTGCGGGCCATCTCGGAGCTGGTCCCGCTGGGCGTCGAGGGCGCGATCGTCGGCAAGGCGCTCTACGCCAAGGCCTTCACCCTCGAAGAGGCGCTGGGGGCGGTGGCTGCCGTATGACCGACGGCGTGAAGAAGGTCGTCACCGGCGCCCCCTGGGAGGAGCAGTTCGGCTACTCCCGCGCGGTGGAGCTCCCGAACGGCCTGGTCCTCGTCGCCGGCTGTACGTCGGTGGTCGGCGGCCAGATCGCCGGCGGAGGCCCGTACGACCAGACGGTGAACTCCTTCAAC includes:
- the hisB gene encoding imidazoleglycerol-phosphate dehydratase HisB, with product MSRVGRVERTTKETSVVVEIDLDGTGKVDVSTGVGFYDHMLDQLGRHGLFDLTVKTDGDLHIDSHHTIEDTALALGAAFKQALGDKVGIYRFGNCTVPLDESLAQVTVDLSGRPYLVHTEPENMAPMIGSYDTTMTRHIFESFVAQAQIALHIHVPYGRNAHHIVECQFKAFARALRYASERDPRAAGILPSTKGAL
- the hisH gene encoding imidazole glycerol phosphate synthase subunit HisH; translated protein: MTVTGSPKKVVVFDYGFGNVRSAERALARVGADVEITRDYDKAMNADGLLVPGVGAFSACMSGLKEARGEWIIGRRLSGGRPVMGICVGMQILFGQGIEHGVETEGLDEWPGTVEPLNAPVVPHMGWNTVDAPEGSELFAGLDADARYYFVHSYAVREWTLEVGNKNMRAPKVTWATHGEPFVAAVENGALWATQFHPEKSGDAGAQLLTNWIGTL
- the priA gene encoding bifunctional 1-(5-phosphoribosyl)-5-((5-phosphoribosylamino)methylideneamino)imidazole-4-carboxamide isomerase/phosphoribosylanthranilate isomerase PriA is translated as MSTLELLPAVDVRDGQAVRLVHGESGSETSYGSPLEAALAWQRSGAEWLHLVDLDAAFGTGDNRELIAEVAKAMDIKVELSGGIRDDASLAAALATGCTRVNLGTAALETPEWVAKVIAEYGDKIAVGLDVRGTTLRGRGWTRDGGDLYETLARLDSEGCSRYVVTDIAKDGTLQGPNLELLRNVCAATDKPVVASGGVSSLDDLRAISELVPLGVEGAIVGKALYAKAFTLEEALGAVAAV